One Paroedura picta isolate Pp20150507F chromosome 3, Ppicta_v3.0, whole genome shotgun sequence genomic window carries:
- the OTUD5 gene encoding OTU domain-containing protein 5 isoform X2 has translation MDPATVEQQEHRFEKALREKKGFIIKQMKEDGACLFRAVADQVYGDQDMHEVVRKHCMDYLMKNADYFSNYVTEDFTTYINRKRKNNCHGNHIEMQAMAEMYNRPVEVYQYGTEPINTFHGIHQNEDEPIRVSYHRNIHYNSVVNPNKATIGVGLGLPSFKPGYAEQSLMKNAIKTSEESWIEQQMLEDKKRATDWEATNEAIEEQVARESYLQWLRDQEKQARQALAALSSQPRKASATCSSATAAAASGLEEWSGRSPRQRSSASSPEHLDLHNELAAAKPASPGSTAALALPKPPSPCAPGTSSQLSASGGRATPPLVSLYPALECRAIMQQMSPTAFGLSDWDDDEILASVLAVSQQEYLESMKKSTLHRDSGSDKS, from the exons CAGGAACACAGGTTCGAGAAGGCgctgagagagaagaaagggTTCATCATAAAACAGATGAAGGAAGACGGGGCCTGCTTGTTCCGGGCTGTGG CCGACCAGGTCTACGGTGACCAAGACATGCACGAAGTGGTCAGGAAGCACTGCATGGACTACCTG ATGAAGAACGCCGATTACTTCTCCAATTACGTGACGGAAGACTTCACCACTTACATCAACCGGAAGCGGAAAAACAACTGTCACGGCAACCACATCGAGATGCAGGCGATGGCGGAGATGTACAACCGACCTGTGGAGGTTTACCAGTACGGCACAG agCCCATCAACACTTTCCACGGCATCCATCAGAACGAGGACGAGCCCATCCGGGTCAGCTACCACCGCAACATCCACTACAACTCCGTGGTGAACCCCAACAAGGCGACCATCGGCGTGGGGCTGGGCTTGCCCTCCTTCAAGCCAGGG TATGCGGAGCAGTCCTTGATGAAGAACGCGATCAAGACATCGGAGGAGTCGTGGATCGAGCAGCAGATGCTGGAAGACAAGAAGCGGGCGACGGACTGGGAGGCCACCAACGAGGCCATCGAGGAGCAGGTGGCCCGGGAGTCTTACCTGCAGTGGCTGCGGGACCAGGAGAAGCAGGCCAGACAG GCTCTCGCCGCCCTCTCCTCACAGCCCCGTAAAGCCAGCGCGACCTGCAGCTCCGCCACGGCAGCCGCGGCCAGCGGCTTGGAAGAATGGAGCGGCCGCTCCCCTCGCCAGCGCAGCTCGGCCTCTTCCCCGGAGCACCTGGACCTGCACAACGAGCTGGCCGCCGCCAAGCCCGCCTCCCCCGGGAGCACCGCCGCTCTAGCCCTTCCCAAGCCCCCCTCGCCCTGCGCCCCTG gcacaagcagccagctgtcaGCCAGCGGTGGCCGAGCCACCCCTCCCTTAGTGTCGCTGTATCCGGCCCTGGAGTGCCGGGCAATAATGCAACAGATGTCTCCCACGGCGTTCG GCCTGAGCGACTGGGACGACGACGAAATCCTGGCCTCGGTGCTGGCCGTGTCACAGCAGGAGTACTTGGAAAGCATGAAGAAGAGCACCCTGCATAGAGACAGTGGTTCCGACAAGAGTTGA
- the OTUD5 gene encoding OTU domain-containing protein 5 isoform X3 — MDPATVEQEHRFEKALREKKGFIIKQMKEDGACLFRAVADQVYGDQDMHEVVRKHCMDYLMKNADYFSNYVTEDFTTYINRKRKNNCHGNHIEMQAMAEMYNRPVEVYQYGTEPINTFHGIHQNEDEPIRVSYHRNIHYNSVVNPNKATIGVGLGLPSFKPGYAEQSLMKNAIKTSEESWIEQQMLEDKKRATDWEATNEAIEEQVARESYLQWLRDQEKQARQALAALSSQPRKASATCSSATAAAASGLEEWSGRSPRQRSSASSPEHLDLHNELAAAKPASPGSTAALALPKPPSPCAPGTSSQLSASGGRATPPLVSLYPALECRAIMQQMSPTAFGLSDWDDDEILASVLAVSQQEYLESMKKSTLHRDSGSDKS, encoded by the exons GAACACAGGTTCGAGAAGGCgctgagagagaagaaagggTTCATCATAAAACAGATGAAGGAAGACGGGGCCTGCTTGTTCCGGGCTGTGG CCGACCAGGTCTACGGTGACCAAGACATGCACGAAGTGGTCAGGAAGCACTGCATGGACTACCTG ATGAAGAACGCCGATTACTTCTCCAATTACGTGACGGAAGACTTCACCACTTACATCAACCGGAAGCGGAAAAACAACTGTCACGGCAACCACATCGAGATGCAGGCGATGGCGGAGATGTACAACCGACCTGTGGAGGTTTACCAGTACGGCACAG agCCCATCAACACTTTCCACGGCATCCATCAGAACGAGGACGAGCCCATCCGGGTCAGCTACCACCGCAACATCCACTACAACTCCGTGGTGAACCCCAACAAGGCGACCATCGGCGTGGGGCTGGGCTTGCCCTCCTTCAAGCCAGGG TATGCGGAGCAGTCCTTGATGAAGAACGCGATCAAGACATCGGAGGAGTCGTGGATCGAGCAGCAGATGCTGGAAGACAAGAAGCGGGCGACGGACTGGGAGGCCACCAACGAGGCCATCGAGGAGCAGGTGGCCCGGGAGTCTTACCTGCAGTGGCTGCGGGACCAGGAGAAGCAGGCCAGACAG GCTCTCGCCGCCCTCTCCTCACAGCCCCGTAAAGCCAGCGCGACCTGCAGCTCCGCCACGGCAGCCGCGGCCAGCGGCTTGGAAGAATGGAGCGGCCGCTCCCCTCGCCAGCGCAGCTCGGCCTCTTCCCCGGAGCACCTGGACCTGCACAACGAGCTGGCCGCCGCCAAGCCCGCCTCCCCCGGGAGCACCGCCGCTCTAGCCCTTCCCAAGCCCCCCTCGCCCTGCGCCCCTG gcacaagcagccagctgtcaGCCAGCGGTGGCCGAGCCACCCCTCCCTTAGTGTCGCTGTATCCGGCCCTGGAGTGCCGGGCAATAATGCAACAGATGTCTCCCACGGCGTTCG GCCTGAGCGACTGGGACGACGACGAAATCCTGGCCTCGGTGCTGGCCGTGTCACAGCAGGAGTACTTGGAAAGCATGAAGAAGAGCACCCTGCATAGAGACAGTGGTTCCGACAAGAGTTGA
- the OTUD5 gene encoding OTU domain-containing protein 5 isoform X4 — protein sequence MKEDGACLFRAVADQVYGDQDMHEVVRKHCMDYLMKNADYFSNYVTEDFTTYINRKRKNNCHGNHIEMQAMAEMYNRPVEVYQYGTEPINTFHGIHQNEDEPIRVSYHRNIHYNSVVNPNKATIGVGLGLPSFKPGYAEQSLMKNAIKTSEESWIEQQMLEDKKRATDWEATNEAIEEQVARESYLQWLRDQEKQARQALAALSSQPRKASATCSSATAAAASGLEEWSGRSPRQRSSASSPEHLDLHNELAAAKPASPGSTAALALPKPPSPCAPGTSSQLSASGGRATPPLVSLYPALECRAIMQQMSPTAFGLSDWDDDEILASVLAVSQQEYLESMKKSTLHRDSGSDKS from the exons ATGAAGGAAGACGGGGCCTGCTTGTTCCGGGCTGTGG CCGACCAGGTCTACGGTGACCAAGACATGCACGAAGTGGTCAGGAAGCACTGCATGGACTACCTG ATGAAGAACGCCGATTACTTCTCCAATTACGTGACGGAAGACTTCACCACTTACATCAACCGGAAGCGGAAAAACAACTGTCACGGCAACCACATCGAGATGCAGGCGATGGCGGAGATGTACAACCGACCTGTGGAGGTTTACCAGTACGGCACAG agCCCATCAACACTTTCCACGGCATCCATCAGAACGAGGACGAGCCCATCCGGGTCAGCTACCACCGCAACATCCACTACAACTCCGTGGTGAACCCCAACAAGGCGACCATCGGCGTGGGGCTGGGCTTGCCCTCCTTCAAGCCAGGG TATGCGGAGCAGTCCTTGATGAAGAACGCGATCAAGACATCGGAGGAGTCGTGGATCGAGCAGCAGATGCTGGAAGACAAGAAGCGGGCGACGGACTGGGAGGCCACCAACGAGGCCATCGAGGAGCAGGTGGCCCGGGAGTCTTACCTGCAGTGGCTGCGGGACCAGGAGAAGCAGGCCAGACAG GCTCTCGCCGCCCTCTCCTCACAGCCCCGTAAAGCCAGCGCGACCTGCAGCTCCGCCACGGCAGCCGCGGCCAGCGGCTTGGAAGAATGGAGCGGCCGCTCCCCTCGCCAGCGCAGCTCGGCCTCTTCCCCGGAGCACCTGGACCTGCACAACGAGCTGGCCGCCGCCAAGCCCGCCTCCCCCGGGAGCACCGCCGCTCTAGCCCTTCCCAAGCCCCCCTCGCCCTGCGCCCCTG gcacaagcagccagctgtcaGCCAGCGGTGGCCGAGCCACCCCTCCCTTAGTGTCGCTGTATCCGGCCCTGGAGTGCCGGGCAATAATGCAACAGATGTCTCCCACGGCGTTCG GCCTGAGCGACTGGGACGACGACGAAATCCTGGCCTCGGTGCTGGCCGTGTCACAGCAGGAGTACTTGGAAAGCATGAAGAAGAGCACCCTGCATAGAGACAGTGGTTCCGACAAGAGTTGA